The Kutzneria kofuensis genome has a window encoding:
- a CDS encoding AfsR/SARP family transcriptional regulator → MSAEFGLLGEVVVAVHGQAVDPGPAKQRCVLAALAMDVNQLVTADQLIERVWGTQCPPRARATLSSYVSRLRGVLAATDAAELVRRPAGYVLNADESLIDVHRFRLLTTRARSMDDENAAAALTEAIGLWRGEPLAGLDGDWASFERDRLRQQLLAAECDLTDVMLRLGHSGSLVSELATRTTRHRLNERIAAQYLLALYRDGRVADALGHYQLVRARLIEELGTEPSAALQSLHRQILDLDPALTASRPAAGEIAVIPRQLPAPPAPFVGREADMARLDEVFDTGRAVVISTLAGTGGIGKTWLALHWAHRRLDRFPDGQLFVDLRGFGPDDTRMDPAVALRGFLGALGVSRSAVPADAHAQEAMFRSLVAGKRMLIVIDNVADAAQVTPLLPGSSSCTVVITSRTALTSLVSRHGARHLSLDVLGDAESLALLTERLGPARIDADRDAALELVRFCTGFPLALAIIAGRALVADTVPLGKFVAELQATGLAALDDTDPAGSLGAVLSWSLRALDPVDRTVFGLLGLAPGPDIALPAAANLTGLSPAATEHALRRLEDASLVRRDDHDRFWMHDLVRRYAVTRAQAELTEDDRERALRRVLDFYLRTAHAGDLVLFPHRAPSPLGPAEPGSHPQLLADGAAAAAWFEAEHECLLDAQRLALARGQHRAAWQFAWTMSIFHQLRGLHHDHLETWLHALDTIEHLADPVSAIRTHRNIANACAALERYDQAVTHLHEAVTLAEKEEAHAELGHTYLVLCRVDEVRRDFRQGRDHGEQALHFFRLAGNPAWEATALNSTGWCAALLGDYDHAREYCRTAVELSRLHQSPTVEANALNSLGYVDHHTGQHRSAIENYRLALRAYGDFGSTHGRADTLEGIGHPYAALGQYAEARAAWTEAAALHESQQRTEDAARVRRHLQTLPRRPAS, encoded by the coding sequence ATGTCGGCCGAGTTCGGGCTGTTGGGCGAGGTGGTCGTCGCGGTGCACGGCCAGGCGGTCGACCCCGGGCCCGCGAAGCAGCGGTGCGTGCTGGCGGCGCTGGCGATGGACGTGAACCAGCTGGTCACGGCCGATCAGCTGATCGAGCGGGTGTGGGGAACGCAGTGCCCGCCGCGGGCGCGGGCCACACTGTCGAGCTACGTCTCACGGCTGCGCGGAGTGCTGGCGGCGACGGACGCGGCGGAGCTGGTCCGGCGACCGGCGGGATACGTGCTGAACGCGGACGAGTCGCTGATCGATGTGCACCGGTTCCGGCTGCTCACGACCAGGGCGCGGTCGATGGACGACGAGAACGCGGCGGCGGCGCTGACGGAGGCGATCGGGCTGTGGCGCGGGGAGCCGCTCGCGGGACTGGACGGCGACTGGGCGAGCTTCGAGCGTGACCGGCTGCGCCAGCAGCTCCTGGCCGCCGAATGCGACCTGACGGACGTGATGCTGCGGCTCGGCCACAGCGGCAGCCTCGTCTCCGAGCTGGCGACGCGGACCACGCGTCACCGGCTGAACGAACGGATCGCGGCCCAGTACCTGCTGGCGCTCTACCGCGACGGCCGGGTGGCCGACGCGTTGGGGCACTACCAGCTGGTGCGGGCCCGGTTGATCGAGGAGCTGGGCACGGAACCCAGCGCGGCCCTGCAGAGCCTGCACCGACAGATCCTCGACCTCGACCCCGCCCTGACCGCGTCCAGGCCCGCTGCCGGCGAGATCGCCGTCATCCCCCGGCAGCTGCCGGCTCCGCCCGCCCCGTTCGTCGGCCGAGAAGCGGACATGGCCCGGCTCGACGAGGTCTTCGACACCGGGCGAGCGGTGGTGATCTCGACGCTGGCGGGCACCGGCGGCATCGGCAAGACGTGGCTCGCGTTGCATTGGGCGCACCGCCGCCTCGACCGGTTCCCGGACGGTCAGCTGTTCGTCGACCTGCGCGGCTTCGGTCCGGACGACACGCGTATGGACCCGGCGGTAGCGCTGCGCGGTTTCCTCGGCGCGCTGGGCGTGTCCCGATCGGCGGTTCCGGCCGACGCCCACGCGCAGGAGGCGATGTTCCGCAGTCTCGTGGCCGGGAAGCGGATGCTCATCGTGATCGACAACGTGGCCGACGCCGCACAGGTCACGCCGCTGCTGCCCGGCAGCAGCTCGTGCACGGTGGTGATCACCAGCCGCACGGCCCTGACCAGCCTGGTCAGTAGGCACGGCGCCCGCCATCTGTCGCTGGACGTGCTCGGCGACGCGGAGTCGTTGGCCCTGCTGACCGAGCGGCTCGGCCCCGCGCGGATCGACGCCGACAGGGACGCGGCGCTGGAGCTGGTCCGGTTCTGCACCGGGTTCCCGCTGGCGCTGGCCATCATCGCCGGCCGCGCCCTCGTCGCCGACACGGTCCCGCTGGGCAAGTTCGTCGCGGAGCTGCAGGCGACGGGCCTCGCGGCGTTGGACGACACGGATCCGGCCGGCAGCCTCGGCGCGGTGTTGTCGTGGTCGCTGCGGGCCCTCGATCCGGTGGACCGAACCGTGTTCGGGCTGCTCGGGCTCGCCCCCGGACCGGACATCGCCCTGCCCGCAGCGGCGAACCTGACCGGGCTGTCCCCCGCCGCGACCGAACACGCCCTGCGGCGGCTGGAAGACGCGTCGCTCGTGCGCCGCGACGACCACGACCGCTTCTGGATGCACGACCTGGTCCGCCGCTACGCCGTCACCCGTGCGCAGGCCGAACTCACCGAGGACGACCGCGAACGAGCCCTGCGTCGGGTGCTCGACTTCTACCTGCGCACCGCCCACGCCGGCGACCTGGTCCTGTTCCCCCATCGCGCCCCGAGTCCGCTCGGCCCGGCCGAACCGGGCAGCCACCCGCAACTGCTGGCCGACGGCGCGGCGGCGGCGGCGTGGTTCGAGGCGGAACACGAGTGCCTGCTCGACGCCCAACGACTCGCCCTTGCCCGTGGACAGCACCGGGCCGCCTGGCAGTTCGCCTGGACGATGAGCATCTTCCACCAGCTGCGCGGGCTGCACCATGATCACCTCGAGACCTGGCTGCACGCGCTTGACACGATCGAGCACCTAGCCGATCCCGTGAGCGCGATCCGAACCCACCGCAACATCGCCAACGCCTGCGCTGCCCTGGAGCGGTACGACCAGGCGGTCACCCACCTGCACGAGGCGGTCACCCTGGCCGAGAAGGAGGAGGCACACGCCGAGCTCGGCCACACCTACCTGGTGCTCTGCCGAGTCGACGAGGTGCGCCGGGACTTCCGGCAGGGCCGTGACCACGGCGAGCAGGCCCTGCACTTCTTCCGGCTCGCCGGGAACCCGGCGTGGGAGGCGACCGCGCTGAACTCGACCGGCTGGTGCGCCGCTCTCCTCGGCGACTACGACCACGCCCGGGAGTACTGCCGGACGGCCGTGGAGCTGAGCCGGCTCCACCAGTCCCCCACCGTCGAGGCCAACGCCCTCAACAGCCTGGGCTACGTCGACCACCACACCGGCCAGCACCGTTCCGCCATCGAGAACTACCGCCTGGCGCTGCGCGCCTACGGCGATTTCGGCTCCACGCACGGGCGGGCCGACACTCTCGAAGGCATCGGCCACCCGTACGCCGCCCTCGGCCAGTACGCCGAGGCTCGCGCCGCGTGGACCGAGGCCGCCGCCCTCCACGAGTCGCAGCAACGCACCGAGGACGCCGCCCGGGTCCGCCGCCACCTGCAGACGCTCCCCCGGCGGCCGGCCTCCTGA